From the genome of Latilactobacillus curvatus JCM 1096 = DSM 20019:
ACCAAACGACCTGTTGCCGTTGAACTTGATTAGGTAGATGGTCGATATCGAAAACACCAACTTGTTCGCCATTTTTTAACCGCAGCCATTCATTAATCGCTAATGTTCGTGTTTTGACCAAAGAATCCACTATTTGGTGGACACCAATCCGAAAACACCGATACTGCTTTTCAAAAATGATGCCATTGTTCAATGCCACTTGGCCTTGCGGTTTCTGCGGGTTCGCCAACAATTGTTGCACTTGCATTAACTGGGCTGCCTTTAACGCCGGTAAAGTCTTGAAATATCGTTGCCACACCAATTGCCAGAGCGCCCTTTGTTGTGTCTGGTTCAAGCCATCGAGTTGGTCTAAACGCCCTTCAATTGCCGCCGGCTGTTTTTTGATTGCCAACAATGGCAGTAACGCCGCGGTTAGATCATCTTGGTGTGCCACCATTTGGGTCAGACTTTGACTGAACCGATTGGCATTTTGAATCAAGTGTGGATTTTCTCGTTTTAAAAGTGGCACCACCGCATGTCGCATCCGATTACGAAGAACAGTTTGTTCCTGATTGGTTTGATCTTCGTAATACCTCAAACCAATCTGATCAGCGTAATCACGCAGTTGTTGCTTACTAAAAGGTAATAGCGGGCGAATTAACGTCCCCGTTTTAAACGGTCTGACTTGCCGAATCCCCCGCATTTCATGCAATTCACCGCTACGAACTAATTTCATGAGCAAGGTTTCTAGTTGATCGTCGCCGTGATGCGCGGTCACCAAGTAATGCGCCGATTCGGTTCGCATGACTTGATCAAAAAAAGCATAGCGAAATTGACGTGCCGCCGCTTCAACCCCTGTTTCAGGATGACTCGCTTTTGGCCAATGTTGAATGCGTAACGGGATGGCATGCAATCGGCAAAACTGGGTTAAATATTTTTCTTCAGCCGTACTTTGCGCACGCAATTCATGATTAACGTGAGCCACAACGACTTGGGGTCGTTGTTTTTGGGGCAGATGAGTCAATAACCACAATAAAACCATTGAATCGACTCCCGTTGACGTTGCCACCACAACCTTGTCGCCGGCTTGCCAGAACTGCTCTTTTTGAAGATGTATTTGAAATGCTTGTTCTAACATACCGATTCCTCTCCAACACAGACTTGAAATGAAATAAAGGTTGCCCCGAAAGTCTATCACTAAACTTTCAAGCCAACCTTTATCAATTTGTTCTATTAACTGCGACGGCCGCCACGGCCACCACGTTTACCTTCTGTATTCCGTTTAATCGTTGATAAGCGATCTTCACTATCTTTTAAGAACCCTGATAATAAATCATCAAAGCCTTCTTTTTTAGGTGCGCTTGAATGCTCTGGTTTGCGATATCCACCGCGATTATTATTTGGACGACTTTGAGGGCGCGGATGTTCTTGCACTTTAGGTTGATCAACGGCTTTGCGGATTGATAAACCAATCTTACCGTTTTGATCTGACATAACCTTCACCGTGACTTCATCACCAACGGTTAAAACATCATGAATATCTTTGATATAACTATCGGACACTTCACTAATATGTACCAACCCGGTTTTGCCTTCACCTAAATCTACAAAAGCACCAAAATTCGTAATGCCCGTTACTTTACCAGCAACTTTTGAACCAACTTCAACTGCCATATAAAACTACGTCCTCCTAAATGGTCGTTTGAACTCGTCAAACTTTTAATCACTTAAGCGTGATATTTAATAAAATAAGTATAGCACGCTTTGCCCTTGAAACAAGGTCGTATTCTGAATTATTTTTGTTGCTAATTTAAATTAGGCGCCTTGTCCTGGGGCAAACTGAAGATGGTTTCACCGTCTTTAGAATAGTAATACTTGTACCGAATGTATTTGGCCAAGTAATCATTATCATGCAGCTGTTGCACTTGAATCTTTAAATCAGATTCAGTTGCTTTAGCTTTTTTTAATGTCTTTTCTTTAGCTGCCGTTGTTTCTCTAATCTCGGCCAATGAATGATGGGTTTGGAAAATCTGCACACCACAAATTAAGACGACTAATACTGCAACAATCCCCAAGCCACATAAGCGGCGTTTATGAACACGCTTAACATGGGCTGCCTTGTCTTGCACGATTTTCTGGGCTGCTTGTTGCTGGGTAAATGCATTCTCGATTTTCGCAATTTTTCGACTCACTTAGAAGCCCCCCATCTCGGAATTAAGTTCATTATAGCAATTTCACAAAAAGGTCGTCAACTAAGATCCCAGATTCTTAATGACTTTTATTAAGATGCTCAACAAAGTCACAAAAAAAAGCACCGGCCCATATTAATTCGGCCAGCGCTTTTTCCTTAATCAAAGTTTTCAGCTTGTCTTGTTTCCAAAATTTCATACATTTCAGCTGCATCGCTTTTCTTCGTAGTTTCGATGATCTGTGTGATGCGTACGACCATCGTTTTATTACCAAATCCGATTTCCAGTTTATCACCCACGATGACATTGCTTGAAGATTTTGCAGGGCGATCATTAATCATGATTCGACCCTTGTCTGCAATTTCTTTCGCAACTGAACGTCGTTTAATGATTCGTGATACTTTCAAAAATTTATCTAAGCGCATTATTTTGTCCTACCTTTTATTTTTTTCGAAAGGCGCAATAGTTGCCGGCCACCTGGCATCGTCAGCCATTCTCGAATCGAGAATAATTGCCACCGTAATGCTAATCCGCCAAATAGGAGCACACCAACGAGTACGCCAAGGCCCGTCCCTAAAATCGCATGTCCTCTGGAACTAAGTGATTGTGGTGCAAACTGTAGCGCAATCTTAACACCCAGCCACATCACTGCACAAATCGCAAGTAACTTACCGGTAAAGCGTTGCAAACCAAGCGCTTGCCGTACAATCACTGGTGATTGCCGTAAAATTAAGGCTAACACAACACCGAGGCTGATAACAGTCCCGACACTCGCGCCAACAATTTGATAGTGTTGCACAAGCCATTGATTGATTGCTACTTTAACGATTAACCCAACAATTAAGGCTGCCGTTGTTTTATGGAACTGATCAAGACTTTGGAGCACCGAGTTGCAAGCATTGATCAGCGCGATGATTGCGATACTCAACATATACCAAACCAATGCCTGATTACCATCAGCATCCCCGAATAAGAAATAATTAATCTGCGGCATCAAAACCATTAGGCCGGTGGTTGCTGCTGCCGATAAACCTAAACTGATATGAATCAGCGCTTCAGCAACTTGTTGAAATTGATATTGT
Proteins encoded in this window:
- the tilS gene encoding tRNA lysidine(34) synthetase TilS; this translates as MLEQAFQIHLQKEQFWQAGDKVVVATSTGVDSMVLLWLLTHLPQKQRPQVVVAHVNHELRAQSTAEEKYLTQFCRLHAIPLRIQHWPKASHPETGVEAAARQFRYAFFDQVMRTESAHYLVTAHHGDDQLETLLMKLVRSGELHEMRGIRQVRPFKTGTLIRPLLPFSKQQLRDYADQIGLRYYEDQTNQEQTVLRNRMRHAVVPLLKRENPHLIQNANRFSQSLTQMVAHQDDLTAALLPLLAIKKQPAAIEGRLDQLDGLNQTQQRALWQLVWQRYFKTLPALKAAQLMQVQQLLANPQKPQGQVALNNGIIFEKQYRCFRIGVHQIVDSLVKTRTLAINEWLRLKNGEQVGVFDIDHLPNQVQRQQVVWLAPEEWPLQLRALQATDRIMLDKAHHKTIQRLWIDTKTPQAKRQNAWAVWTPNQLLGRPDLRISALFNREQTGKIRYILCYLDD
- a CDS encoding S1 domain-containing RNA-binding protein; amino-acid sequence: MAVEVGSKVAGKVTGITNFGAFVDLGEGKTGLVHISEVSDSYIKDIHDVLTVGDEVTVKVMSDQNGKIGLSIRKAVDQPKVQEHPRPQSRPNNNRGGYRKPEHSSAPKKEGFDDLLSGFLKDSEDRLSTIKRNTEGKRGGRGGRRS
- a CDS encoding RNA-binding S4 domain-containing protein — translated: MRLDKFLKVSRIIKRRSVAKEIADKGRIMINDRPAKSSSNVIVGDKLEIGFGNKTMVVRITQIIETTKKSDAAEMYEILETRQAENFD
- a CDS encoding FtsB family cell division protein, encoding MSRKIAKIENAFTQQQAAQKIVQDKAAHVKRVHKRRLCGLGIVAVLVVLICGVQIFQTHHSLAEIRETTAAKEKTLKKAKATESDLKIQVQQLHDNDYLAKYIRYKYYYSKDGETIFSLPQDKAPNLN